A window of Planctomycetota bacterium contains these coding sequences:
- the secY gene encoding preprotein translocase subunit SecY: protein MLTTLLNVFKVQELRNKVLFTLSMLLVFRIGHWIPLPGINDEALAELFKGGESDNPLTKIASFVSIFSGGQLQQSTIFGLGIMPYITASIIFQLLSTALPQLKKLQEEGPTGRQKIMEYTRYVTVLLCIVQGTGWLTYIGRSSEGLIHPMFFNNPLWWVMAVATLTAGTLFLMWLGEQIDKHGIGNGASMIIMAGILSGMPQAVRTVAASFDPKDPQAIGFMGLILLAAGFVGVVAGAVLMTVAQRRIPVQQAKHTRGRKVFGGQKSYLPLRINHGGVMPIVFASSLMIFPTVIFGQINAMASTSSSGLFQDVALFFDRNFHPGGYLYVLVYIAMVYFFSYFWITVQFNPEEMSKQLKDHGSFIPGLRPGPRTAEYLETVMGRVTFVGAAFLSVVAVLPTVVNQAVGIDYVVTQFLGGTGLLIVVSVSMDFLQRVEANLLMRNYQGFLGGEDGSSGPRLRGPRG from the coding sequence ATGCTGACGACGCTGCTGAATGTCTTCAAGGTGCAGGAACTGCGGAACAAGGTGCTGTTCACCTTGTCCATGCTGCTGGTGTTCCGCATCGGGCACTGGATCCCGTTGCCGGGGATCAACGACGAGGCGCTGGCCGAGCTGTTCAAGGGCGGGGAGTCGGACAACCCGCTGACGAAGATCGCGTCGTTCGTGTCGATCTTCTCGGGCGGGCAGCTGCAGCAGTCGACGATCTTCGGGCTGGGCATCATGCCCTACATCACGGCGAGCATCATCTTCCAGCTGCTCTCGACGGCGCTCCCGCAGCTCAAAAAGCTGCAGGAAGAGGGCCCGACGGGGCGCCAGAAGATCATGGAGTACACGCGCTACGTGACGGTGCTGCTGTGCATCGTGCAGGGCACGGGGTGGCTGACGTACATCGGGCGGTCGTCCGAGGGGCTGATCCACCCGATGTTCTTCAACAACCCGCTGTGGTGGGTGATGGCGGTCGCGACGCTGACGGCGGGCACGCTGTTCCTCATGTGGCTGGGCGAGCAGATCGACAAGCACGGCATCGGGAACGGCGCGTCGATGATCATCATGGCGGGCATCCTGAGCGGGATGCCCCAGGCGGTGCGGACGGTGGCGGCGAGCTTTGACCCCAAGGACCCGCAGGCGATCGGGTTCATGGGCCTGATCCTGCTGGCGGCGGGGTTCGTGGGGGTGGTGGCGGGCGCGGTGCTGATGACCGTGGCGCAGCGCCGGATCCCCGTGCAGCAGGCGAAGCACACGCGCGGGCGCAAGGTCTTCGGCGGGCAGAAGAGCTACCTGCCGCTGCGGATCAACCACGGCGGGGTGATGCCGATCGTGTTCGCGAGCTCGCTGATGATCTTCCCGACGGTGATCTTCGGGCAGATCAACGCGATGGCGAGCACGTCGTCGTCGGGGCTCTTCCAGGACGTCGCGCTGTTCTTCGACCGGAACTTCCACCCCGGGGGCTACCTGTACGTGCTGGTGTACATCGCGATGGTGTACTTCTTCAGCTACTTCTGGATCACGGTGCAGTTCAACCCCGAGGAGATGAGCAAGCAGCTCAAGGACCACGGCTCGTTCATCCCGGGGCTGCGCCCGGGCCCGCGCACGGCGGAGTATCTCGAGACGGTGATGGGGCGGGTGACGTTCGTGGGTGCGGCGTTCCTGTCGGTGGTGGCGGTGCTGCCGACGGTGGTGAACCAGGCGGTGGGGATCGACTACGTGGTGACGCAGTTCCTGGGGGGCACGGGGCTGCTGATCGTGGTGTCGGTGAGCATGGATTTTCTGCAGCGTGTGGAGGCGAACCTTCTCATGCGGAACTATCAGGGATTCCTGGGCGGGGAGGACGGGTCGTCGGGGCCTCGTCTTCGCGGGCCGCGGGGGTAG
- the infA gene encoding translation initiation factor IF-1 has protein sequence MSKQDDKFTFEAVVIEALPNAMFKVRLPNEQKTEVLAYVSGKMRMNYIRILPGDRVTVEISPYDLSKARITFRH, from the coding sequence ATGAGCAAGCAGGACGACAAGTTCACGTTTGAGGCGGTGGTGATCGAGGCGTTGCCGAACGCGATGTTCAAGGTGCGCCTGCCGAACGAGCAGAAGACCGAGGTGCTGGCGTACGTCTCGGGGAAGATGCGGATGAACTACATCCGGATCCTCCCCGGGGACCGGGTCACGGTGGAGATCAGCCCGTACGACCTGTCGAAGGCGCGGATCACGTTCCGGCACTAG
- the rpmJ gene encoding 50S ribosomal protein L36: MKVRSSVKRMCNGCQVVRRKGKLRVICKADPKHKQVQG, from the coding sequence GTGAAGGTTCGATCGAGCGTGAAGCGGATGTGCAACGGGTGCCAGGTGGTGCGGCGCAAGGGCAAGCTGCGCGTGATCTGCAAGGCGGACCCGAAGCACAAGCAGGTTCAGGGCTAA
- the rpsM gene encoding 30S ribosomal protein S13, with translation MPRVAGIDIPDKKKVFFALQYIHGIGPKVAGEILSQANVDPDQRASDVDEQKLAQINAIIDQGYLVEGALRRQVQQNIQRLKDIKSYRGERHRKGLPVRGQRTQSNARTRKGKKKTVAGKKGVKAK, from the coding sequence GTGCCGCGCGTCGCAGGTATTGACATTCCGGACAAGAAGAAGGTGTTTTTCGCGCTGCAGTACATCCACGGCATCGGGCCGAAGGTGGCGGGCGAGATCCTGTCGCAGGCGAACGTGGACCCGGACCAGCGGGCGAGCGACGTGGACGAGCAGAAGCTCGCGCAGATCAACGCGATCATCGACCAGGGGTATCTGGTCGAGGGTGCGCTGCGTCGCCAGGTGCAGCAGAACATCCAGCGCCTGAAGGACATCAAGAGCTACCGCGGGGAGCGCCACCGCAAGGGGCTGCCGGTGCGCGGGCAGCGGACGCAGAGCAACGCCCGCACGCGCAAGGGCAAGAAGAAGACGGTGGCCGGCAAGAAGGGCGTCAAGGCGAAGTAA
- the rpsK gene encoding 30S ribosomal protein S11, giving the protein MSKKGKVRKNVVRGIVHIRATQNNTLVTITDMNGETLCWDSAGTIGFKGARKSTPFAATRAAETAAGKARKMGLSEVEIRIKGAGAGRESAVNGLVAAGLRVTAVEDHTPVPHNGCRPKKRRRV; this is encoded by the coding sequence ATGTCGAAGAAGGGCAAGGTCCGCAAGAACGTGGTGCGTGGCATCGTCCACATCCGGGCGACGCAGAACAACACGCTCGTCACGATCACGGACATGAACGGCGAGACCCTCTGCTGGGACTCCGCCGGGACGATCGGCTTCAAGGGTGCCCGCAAGAGCACCCCGTTCGCGGCGACGCGTGCGGCGGAGACGGCGGCGGGGAAGGCCCGCAAGATGGGGCTCTCCGAGGTCGAGATCCGCATCAAGGGCGCTGGCGCGGGGCGCGAGTCGGCGGTGAACGGGCTGGTGGCGGCCGGGCTGCGCGTGACGGCGGTCGAGGACCACACCCCCGTGCCCCACAACGGCTGTCGCCCCAAGAAGCGCCGGCGCGTGTAG
- a CDS encoding DNA-directed RNA polymerase subunit alpha has product MELPTRVVSDPRFKSETFGRFVIEPFERGFGTTVGNSLRRVLLSSLEGAAVTFIRIKGVQHEFSPLKGVMEDVTDIVLNVKNLIVKLEGDEPKTMRLAARGPGEVTADMIQADTAITILNKDMVIATLTEPIEFEMDLTVAKGRGYVPASEQYAGADEQEIGVIHLDSIYSPVQRVRYKVEETRVGQRTNYDKLTLEIWTNGTVAPEMALVEAAKIFRKHLNPFVQYFDIGEERVSEEAAAAASVDEELIRKLTMSISELDLSVRASNCLESARIETVGQLVTQTDADLLKLRSFGRTSLREVKRKLQDIGLDLGVQLPEGFTVTPPQVPTA; this is encoded by the coding sequence ATGGAACTTCCTACCCGGGTCGTGAGCGACCCTCGCTTCAAGAGCGAGACGTTCGGTCGGTTCGTGATCGAGCCGTTCGAGCGGGGCTTCGGCACCACCGTGGGCAACAGCCTGCGCCGCGTGCTGCTCAGCTCGCTCGAAGGGGCGGCGGTGACGTTCATCCGCATCAAGGGCGTCCAGCACGAGTTCTCGCCCCTCAAGGGCGTGATGGAAGACGTCACGGACATCGTCCTCAACGTCAAGAACCTCATCGTGAAGCTCGAGGGCGACGAGCCCAAGACCATGCGTCTGGCGGCCCGCGGGCCCGGCGAGGTGACGGCGGACATGATCCAGGCCGACACCGCCATCACGATCCTCAACAAGGACATGGTGATCGCCACGCTCACCGAGCCCATCGAGTTCGAGATGGACCTGACCGTGGCGAAGGGGCGCGGATACGTCCCGGCCAGCGAGCAGTACGCCGGCGCGGACGAGCAGGAGATCGGGGTCATCCACCTCGACTCGATCTACTCGCCCGTGCAGCGCGTCCGCTACAAGGTCGAGGAGACCCGCGTCGGCCAGCGCACGAACTACGACAAGTTGACCCTTGAAATCTGGACCAACGGGACGGTGGCGCCCGAGATGGCGCTGGTCGAGGCGGCCAAGATCTTCCGCAAGCACCTCAACCCCTTCGTTCAGTACTTCGACATCGGCGAGGAGCGCGTGAGCGAGGAGGCGGCCGCCGCGGCGTCGGTGGACGAGGAACTCATCCGCAAGCTCACGATGTCGATCAGCGAGCTCGACCTGTCGGTCCGGGCCAGCAACTGCCTGGAATCGGCGCGGATCGAGACCGTGGGGCAGCTCGTGACCCAGACGGACGCCGACCTGCTGAAGCTGCGTTCGTTCGGGCGGACGAGCCTGCGTGAGGTGAAGCGCAAGCTGCAGGACATCGGGCTCGACCTGGGGGTGCAGTTGCCCGAGGGGTTCACGGTGACCCCGCCGCAGGTGCCGACCGCGTAA
- the rplQ gene encoding 50S ribosomal protein L17, with protein sequence MRHGRAGYRLGRKTAHRTAMLRNIAAGLFEHGQIVTTIPKAKAVQPFVEKIITDAKARLRATNPEDAKRLDVAARRRVAAKLGGNRLGFDWLYLPKNASEGEKEHVQKLRDQASQFFDLPESSQVERNRYGELRRAPKLVKHVFERIATRYETRNGGYTRIVKLGRHRIGDGTELCVLQFVGSEDGAEISGNPSTRRRQADRRTAYYKKLRDAKKAAAGTGSPGANA encoded by the coding sequence ATGCGTCACGGCAGGGCTGGGTACCGACTCGGGCGGAAGACGGCGCATCGCACGGCGATGCTGCGGAACATCGCGGCCGGGCTGTTCGAGCACGGGCAGATCGTCACGACGATCCCCAAGGCCAAGGCCGTGCAGCCCTTCGTCGAGAAGATCATCACCGACGCCAAGGCGCGCCTCCGGGCGACCAACCCCGAGGACGCGAAGCGTCTGGACGTGGCGGCGCGTCGCCGGGTGGCGGCGAAGCTCGGCGGCAACCGCCTGGGCTTCGACTGGCTGTACCTGCCCAAGAACGCGTCGGAAGGCGAGAAGGAGCACGTCCAGAAGCTCCGCGACCAGGCGTCGCAGTTCTTCGACCTGCCCGAGAGCAGCCAGGTCGAGCGCAACCGCTACGGCGAACTGCGCCGCGCCCCCAAGCTCGTGAAGCACGTGTTCGAGCGGATCGCCACTCGGTACGAGACCCGCAACGGCGGGTACACCCGCATCGTGAAGCTGGGGCGCCACCGCATCGGCGACGGTACCGAGCTGTGCGTCCTGCAGTTCGTCGGCTCCGAGGACGGGGCCGAGATCAGCGGCAATCCCTCGACCCGTCGGCGGCAGGCCGACCGGCGGACGGCCTACTACAAGAAGCTGCGGGACGCCAAGAAGGCGGCCGCGGGCACGGGTTCCCCGGGGGCGAACGCCTGA